One genomic window of Salvia miltiorrhiza cultivar Shanhuang (shh) chromosome 4, IMPLAD_Smil_shh, whole genome shotgun sequence includes the following:
- the LOC131020314 gene encoding NADH dehydrogenase [ubiquinone] 1 beta subcomplex subunit 10-B-like, protein MGRKKGATLIHDGPPDDFDPENPYKDPVAMLEMREYLVREKWIDIEKAKILREKVKWCYRVEGINHLQKCRHLVHQYLESTRGIGWGKDHRPHVFHGPKVEATAE, encoded by the exons ATGGGGCGGAAGAAGGGGGCGACGCTGATTCACGACGGGCCGCCGGACGATTTCGACCCGGAGAACCCCTACAAGGACCCGGTGGCGATGCTGGAGATGAGGGAGTATCTAGTCAGGGAGAAGTGGATCGACATCGAGAAGGCTAAGATCTTGAGAGAGAAGGTCAAATGGTGCTACCGAGTCGAAGGCATCAACCATCTCCAGAAATGCCGCCACCTCGTCCACCAGTATCTTGAATCCACCCGCGGCATCGGCTGGGGCAAAGATCACCGCCCCCACGTCTTCCACG GTCCGAAGGTGGAAGCGACAGCTGAGTGA